From a single Nicotiana tomentosiformis chromosome 2, ASM39032v3, whole genome shotgun sequence genomic region:
- the LOC138905567 gene encoding uncharacterized protein yields the protein MECFAVNPFSNAKSYYLPLLKTYTKMEKNIKNGLGKDAVMRPLSGEEETSILAPKPAKDKKRKKTSISEDPESKKKADRKPKKNIILLIEDSVRRLREEEEEEEENDSRLVARVGMSTEALKATESVKAAETPSRDEGVLGRDFGEVPESSRIEDASHHNEPTQKVKRIEQYREEINMMKAETLGWKEGMDRFTAKKETTRAQLSLVESQLRDMKEKSSAQAREHEADAGVLTSSDDDGDDDDGTKSGFENEEDLDEEEASPEEN from the exons ATGGAGT GTTTTGCTGTTAATCCTTTCTCAAATGCCAAGTCCTATTATCTTCCTCTCCTTAAAACTTacacaaaaatggaaaaaaatatcaaaaacg gccttggcaaagatgctgtcatgaggcccctatctggtgaggaggagacttcgatccTGGCACCAAAACCGgcgaaggacaaaaagaggaaaaagacctCAATCTCCGAGGATCCGGAATCTAAGAAGAAGGCGGATCGTAAGCCGAAGAAGAACATCATCCTTCTGATCGAAGACTctgttcggcgtctaagggaggaagaggaagaagaggaagaaaacgACTCTAggctggtggcccgagtgggaatgagcaccgaggccctaaaggccactgaatcggtgaaggctgcagagactccatctcgagatgagggggtctTAGGAAGAGACTTTggcgaagtccccgagtcatcgaggattgaagatgcctcccaccataatgagccaacA CAGAAGGTCAAGAGGATCGAGCAGTATCGCGAGGAGATCAACatgatgaaggcggagaccttggggtggaaagaaggtatggaccgctttacTGCAAAAAAAGAGACtactcgagcccaattgtcattggtcgaaagtcagcttcgagacatgaaggagaaaagctcggctcag gctagagagcatgaagctgaTGCTGGAGTGCTGAcctcttccgatgatgatggTGACGATGATGATGGCACCAAGAGCGGGTTCGAGAATGAGGAGGACCTCGATGAAGAAGAAGCTTCGCctgaggaaaattag
- the LOC117273190 gene encoding uncharacterized protein, producing MAISDEKLGQTPGIQITGDQVNQNVGNQAISIDYNHPLFLSLTDVSGIQIILFQLTGIENYSVWFRSIRVALLGRNKSGMVDGTCKKEKFSESMWNHWERVNAIVLSWIMNSVAKGLLRGIMYESSAQVVWEDLSERFNKVDGSRTYNLHKEIATISQGTTSILVYFSRLKDLWEEFEALVPAPG from the coding sequence ATGGCGATTTCTGATGAAAAATTAGGGCAAACACCAGGAATTCAAATCACTGGTGACCAAGTGAATCAAAATGTTGGAAATCAAGCAATTAGCATTGACTATAATCATCCACTCTTCTTATCCCTTACTGATGTAAGTGGTATTCAAATCATTTTGTTTCAATTGACTGGAATTGAGAACTATTCCGTCTGGTTTAGGTCTATACGAGTGGCCTTGCTAGGAAGAAATAAGTCGGGTATGGTTGATGGTACATGCAAGAAggagaaattttcagaatcgatGTGGAATCACTGGGAAAGAGTCAATGCAATTGTGTTATCTTGGATTATGAACTCAGTGGCAAAAGGACTTCTTAGAGGAATTATGTATGAATCGAGTGCTCAGGTGGTTTGGGAAGACCTTTCAGAGAGATTCAACAAGGTTGATGGATCAAGAACCTATAATTTGCATAAGGAAATAGCAACCATATCACAAGGAACAACTTCTATATTAGTTTACTTCTCAAGGCTGAAGGACTTATGGGAAGAATTTGAGGCATTAGTACCTGCACCTGGATGA
- the LOC138905566 gene encoding uncharacterized protein, with amino-acid sequence MSIPQKHHDHQNTTSASTHQVKRALIDLESSANIIRSRCVEQLGLQDQIVPAAQILNGFNMASETTKGKIILPLNVAGTIQETKFHVIEGDMRYNALLGRPWIHNMRAVPSTLHQMLKFLTPDRVKMLCGEQHAAKEMFAVDKVIPVSALSPTKGSESKGK; translated from the exons atgtcGATCCCACAAAAGCACCACGAtcatcagaatacaacttcagcatcgacgcatcag gttaaacgtgcTTTAATTGATCTAGaaagctcggccaacattattcgatcaAGGTGCGTAGAgcaactcggcctacaagatcagatcgtacccgcagctcAGATTCTCAATGGtttcaacatggcgagtgaaacaactaaaggtaaAATCATCCTACCATTAAATGTAgccggaactattcaagaaacaaagttccatgtgatcgagggcgatatgagatacaacgcacttctcggaagaccttggatccacaacatgagggcggtcccctcaacccttcaccaaatgctgaagttcctAACACCGGATAGAGTAAAAATGTTGTGTGGGGAACAGcatgctgccaaagagatgttcgcaGTCGATAAAGTAATACCGGTATCAGCGCTTTCGCCAACAAAGGGATCGGAGTCTAAAGGAAAatag